The following proteins are co-located in the Macrobrachium rosenbergii isolate ZJJX-2024 chromosome 28, ASM4041242v1, whole genome shotgun sequence genome:
- the LOC136853945 gene encoding uncharacterized protein: MLVSAFDDSVVLRYSYDTDNDRKALMVIVFNVKVWFQNKRSNYKKAMKVLQAGGDPGLPKGAPVVPGSPLCSSPVSATSPLQPYTTPLPISPPSLTHSPNQMPYSHPTSLVSSHSQHPYSLPKKTDVPVSLGDSQGLEGSREMGAHTPSMGHPPPPPPPPPPHPPQSSQHMGHLPQQYSPYTPPESHGHLQGSQPQDMPNPPSPNAMSNAGHHPPTSVSSHCYQQQQSHLSHYHTHHPSHSSPLQSSQDSPHMGLSGSSCLPQSQSQLLYPPVKEEYMPPPPSSSPQVPNSSSSIAHQPPPPSSPQNSYHWQQVKQEHSSYPYSWYNSDHLHLYH; this comes from the exons ATGTTGGTGTCAGCCTTCGACGACAGTGTTGTTCTTAGGTACTCCTATGACACTGACAATGACAGGAAAGCTCTGATGGTCATTGTCTTTAAT GTCAAAGTGTGGTTCCAGAACAAGAGGTCGAACTACAAGAAGGCGATGAAGGTCCTGCAAGCGGGAGGTGACCCCGGGTTGCCAAAGGGAGCTCCCGTAGTCCCAGGGTCTCCGCTGTGCTCGTCGCCGGTTTCGGCGACGTCGCCTCTCCAGCCCTACACGACGCCCCTGCCGATCAGCCCCCCGTCGCTGACCCACTCTCCGAACCAGATGCCTTACTCGCACCCGACTTCGCTCGTCTCCTCCCATTCGCAACACCCTTACTCTCTGCCGAAAAAGACGGACGTCCCCGTCAGCCTGGGCGACTCGCAAGGCCTCGAGGGCTCCCGCGAAATGGGAGCCCACACCCCTAGCATGggccaccctcctcctcctcctccgccccctCCCCCGCATCCACCTCAGTCCTCACAACACATGGGACACCTCCCGCAGCAGTATTCCCCATACACGCCTCCAGAGTCCCATGGGCACCTTCAGGGCTCCCAGCCACAGGACATGCCCAATCCACCGTCGCCCAACGCGATGTCCAACGCCGGCCACCATCCCCCCACTTCTGTATCAAGCCACTGCTACCAGCAGCAGCAGAGCCACCTCTCCCATTACCACACCCATCATCCGAGCCACAGCAGCCCGCTGCAGTCGTCCCAGGACTCTCCCCACATGGGTCTCTCAGGGTCCTCTTGCCTGCCCCAGTCCCAGAGCCAGCTTCTGTATCCACCTGTGAAGGAGGAGTACATGCCTCCTCCGCCATCCTCATCGCCTCAGGTcccaaacagcagcagcagcatagcGCATCAGCCGCCGCCCCCTTCGTCACCCCAGAATTCGTATCACTGGCAGCAGGTGAAGCAAGAGCACTCATCATACCCTTACTCTTGGTACAACTCGGATCATTTACACCTCTACCATTAA